A region of Brevundimonas sp. NIBR10 DNA encodes the following proteins:
- a CDS encoding PA2169 family four-helix-bundle protein encodes MSNKHDIHVLNELIGATLDSAERLEKVSGDSDSTGHSTLFASLASERREMAQSLADTVRALGGQPHDGGSILAKAQRAVMDISQAIMPAEAGIVGAADRGETELDRRFEAAIKDERLAATTRETLRRAHAAIHRETREVHDLHTSLESQRDVSSGLYPQ; translated from the coding sequence ATGTCCAACAAGCACGACATTCATGTTCTGAACGAGCTGATCGGGGCGACCCTCGACAGCGCAGAGCGGCTGGAGAAGGTCTCCGGCGACAGTGACAGCACGGGGCACAGCACTCTGTTCGCGAGCCTGGCGTCCGAGCGGCGCGAGATGGCCCAGAGCCTGGCCGATACGGTGCGGGCCCTGGGGGGCCAGCCGCACGACGGCGGGTCGATCCTGGCCAAGGCGCAGCGGGCCGTGATGGACATCAGCCAGGCGATCATGCCCGCCGAGGCCGGGATCGTCGGTGCCGCCGACCGGGGCGAGACCGAGCTGGACCGCCGGTTCGAGGCCGCCATCAAGGACGAGCGGCTGGCCGCGACCACGCGCGAGACCCTGCGCCGGGCCCACGCAGCCATCCACCGCGAGACCCGCGAGGTCCACGACCTGCACACCAGCCTGGAGAGCCAGAGGGATGTGAGTTCGGGCCTCTACCCTCAGTAA
- the rplS gene encoding 50S ribosomal protein L19, whose amino-acid sequence MANILQTIEAEEKARLIAVRAIPDFQPGDTLRVMVKIKEGERERIQAFEGVCIARDGGGVNESFTVRKISFGEGVERKFPILSPNIDAIEVKRRGVVRRAKLYYLRDRRGKSARIAERQTVRPAKGAVVPVTGTADKSTDEA is encoded by the coding sequence CCATCGAAGCCGAAGAAAAAGCCCGCCTGATCGCCGTCCGCGCGATCCCCGACTTCCAGCCCGGCGACACCCTGCGCGTCATGGTCAAGATCAAGGAAGGCGAGCGCGAACGCATCCAGGCCTTCGAAGGCGTCTGCATCGCCCGCGACGGCGGCGGCGTGAACGAGAGCTTCACCGTCCGCAAGATCTCGTTCGGCGAAGGCGTCGAGCGCAAATTCCCCATCCTGTCGCCGAACATCGACGCGATCGAAGTCAAGCGTCGCGGCGTCGTCCGGCGCGCCAAGCTCTATTACCTGCGTGACCGTCGCGGCAAGTCGGCCCGGATCGCCGAACGCCAGACCGTCCGCCCCGCCAAGGGCGCCGTCGTCCCCGTCACCGGCACCGCCGACAAGTCGACCGACGAAGCATGA